Below is a window of Blastopirellula marina DNA.
GAGCGGACAGCGGTATTTACCTGCGTGGCACTCCGCAAGTTCAGATCTGGGATTCCAATCAGAAGTTTGATCCCAAACGTCCCACTCGCCGACCACATTTGGGGTCAGGTGGTTTGTTCAATAATGCACCTGATGCCCCTGGTCGTGATCCGGCGGTACTTGCGGATCGTCCGTTTGGTGAATGGAACACTCTGCGTATTCGTCAAATTGGCGATCATACCTGGGTTTGGCTGAACGATAAGCTAACCGTCGATAACGCCGTCATGGAAAACTACTGGGATCGCAGCATCCCGCTGCCGGAGAAGGGGCCGATCATGCTGCAAACGCATGGCGGCGAAATCCGCTGGCGAAATATCTACGTCCACGAGATCAGCCCAGAAGAAGGTAAGAAGATCTTGGCGGATGCCAAGTAGCAATCGCTTCTGCCTTCGCCTCGATGAAGATCAGGATCATCGATCGGTTGGCGACTCGGTTTCCACCTTGATAACGCGGAAACCGATGTAGCTGAAAGCGTCCTTGGCTTCAGCGAATGCGCGGACCGATGACCGGCACTGCAGGGGAGCCACATACCACGAACCGCCACGGAGCGATCGCCAATCGCCGTGGCGATGTTTCGGGGTGTCGTCCGGCCCCTGGGGATCGACAATCGGTTGGGGCTCGCTCCGCGAAC
It encodes the following:
- a CDS encoding DUF1080 domain-containing protein; protein product: MRIFYRSVVLSGLIVFGLGVLSPLLAADPQPPEGFRALFNGKDLTGWYGWNPHASVKLEGEKKKENLAKQRKEFPENWTVENRELVNDGHGPYATTDEEFGDIELLIEYKTVAGADSGIYLRGTPQVQIWDSNQKFDPKRPTRRPHLGSGGLFNNAPDAPGRDPAVLADRPFGEWNTLRIRQIGDHTWVWLNDKLTVDNAVMENYWDRSIPLPEKGPIMLQTHGGEIRWRNIYVHEISPEEGKKILADAK